One segment of Heterodontus francisci isolate sHetFra1 unplaced genomic scaffold, sHetFra1.hap1 HAP1_SCAFFOLD_823, whole genome shotgun sequence DNA contains the following:
- the srrm2 gene encoding serine/arginine repetitive matrix protein 2 isoform X1, producing MYNGIGLPTPRGSGTNGYVQRNLSSVRHKKDRVDYKSEEELKKLESSLVKKPNQDILDHERKRKVELKCIELEDMMEEQGYSEEEIQQKVATFRQMLVEKDGSQGKEDLKPRTAISETHQLAEANERKNEQLRAAFGISDSYVDGSSFDPKRRAQEAAGKPEQLKQYGVARERVQSRSPSPKKRKKKAARSRGRSDSPPARSKEKKKKSSKKKSRSQSESKNKKKHRSSSPKSKRSSKDKKRKRSPSQSPPRKHRRARSSSSSRNSSSSRRSSPSWSRSRSPRAASKAAPAGGSLSPRPVARSEAEGREAARRPSPARGRSASPGKPGGRARSVSGSPGRSNAGRSKREKSVETSPVQRSRQPSAPLSPARRTERYSSRWTDRRGSCSPDRSWASADRGSGGRRYSPDRGRESPTRGRTRSPPPARGARRSPARPAWSPPGRDRWHDRSSPSRGRPSPPKRRERSSPPQSKAAARRSKSPRRERPSPRRGRSPPGQNKASPRRSVTPRRQGSSPRRGRSPPRQAKASPRRSVSSRRERSSSRQTKASPRRSESPRRERSSPRRGRSSPRQARASPRRSVTPRREGSSPRRERSSPRQTKASLRRSESPRRVRSSPRRGRSSPRQTKASPRRSESPRRKRSSPRRGRSSPRRSKASPSRSESPRRKRSSPRRERSSPRQTKASPRRSESPRRKRSSPRRERSSPRQTKASPRRSESPRRKRSSPRRERSLPRQTKSSPRRSESPRRKRSSPRRERSSPRQMKASPRRSESPRHEGSSPRQMKASPRRSESPRRKRSSPRQMKASPGRSESPRREGSSPRRGRSSPRQTKLSPRRSKSPRQERSSPRQTKASPRRSESPRREGSSPRQTELSPRRSKSPRREGSSPRQTKASLRRSESPRRVRSSPRRGRSSPRQAKTSPRRSVTPRREGSPRQTKASPRRSESPRRVRSSPRRGRSSPRQAKASPRRSVTPRREGSSPRQTKASPRRSVSPRCRGSSLDPNRSPPTSGASSPRAGDSSPWRSRSPPRSSPLPAEKGRSSRVEDRPARRQEQPSPRGSQAWPEKGSSCSRSPSPVGRRAGEAGGEEASPRRAAPSPEAKAQPPARRQSPPGRASASPDRAVSPPEGPPLVQASRASSPPCKDASPTVGKEHEGSPSERSPLPGRVASQPAGPRSLPSSSRSRSASPEGPWAASRSPAPPPPPPPAPLSAPPLRQRSPASKSPPPSRPPAGAGAAPGKDSGRQPSPPRPKGRRGPSPPRSPCRKRRRGSPSPSSCSSSSSGSSKSPSPARERNGRRNRSPTLKGRAQSSSSDRGKGGRSRSPARRGGPAFQSHGRPRRTPSSPRQRGGRDRRRSSSSSSDSSSSSSSRSRSAQRPRPDPKRHSSPPHRRRSRSPRKPIDSLRDSRSLSYSPVERRRPRQSRDSYSRRDRDRRRRHSDSESPVRKRRHNSPSPRERRRFRRSP from the exons ATGTACAACGGCATCGGCCTGCCCACCCCCCGGGGGAGCGGCACCAACGGCTACGTCCAGCGCAACCTGTCCTCTGTCCGCCACAAGAAGGACCGGGTGGACTACAAGTCCGAGGAGGAGCTGAAGAAGCTCGAGTCGAGCCTGGTGAAGAAGCCGAACCAGGACATCCTGGACCACGAGCGCAAGCGCAAGGTGGAGCTGAAGTGCATCGAGCTGGAAGACATGATGGAGGAGCAGGG CTATTCGGAGGAAGAGATTCAGCAGAAAGTGGCCACCTTTAGACAGATGCTGGTGGAGAAAGATGGAAGTCAAGGCAAAGAGGATCTGAAGCCTAGGACAGC catCAGCGAGACGCATCAGCTGGCAGAGGCCAATGAGAGGAAGAACGAGCAGCTGCGGGCTGCGTTCGGCATCAGCGACAGCTACGTGGATGGCAGCTCCTTCGACCCGAAGCGTCGCGCCCAAGAGGCGGCCGGCAAACCGGAGCAGCTGAAGCAGTACGG TGTCGCCCGGGAACGCGTCCAGTCGCGGTCGCCCTCGCCCAAGAAGAGGAAAAAGAAGGCGGCTCGGAGTCGAGGGCG GTCTGACAGCCCTCCCGCCCGCTCAAAGGAGAAGAAGAAAAAGAGTTCGAAGAAGAAAAGCAG ATCTCAATCCGAGTCGAAAAATAAGAAAAAGCATAG ATCCAGCAGTCCCAAGAGTAAACGCAGTTCAAAGGACAAGAAGAGGAAGAG GAGCCCGAGTCAGTCTCCGCCACGCAAGCATCGGAGAGCACGCAGTTCATCCTCCTCACGGAATTCCTCTTCCTCCAGGCGCTCCTCTCCGTCGTGGAGCAG GTCCCGGAGCCCGCGGGCAGCGTCCAAAGCGGCCCCGGCCGGAGGCAGCCTCTCACCCCGACCCGTCGCCAGGTCAGAGGCCGAAGGTCGGGAAGCGGCCCGTAGGCCCTCGCCGGCCCGAGGCCGCTCGGCCTCCCCGGGGAAGCCCGGCGGGCGGGCCAGGAGCGTCAGCGGGAGCCCGGGCCGCAGCAACGCGGGCAGGAGCAAGCGGGAG AAGTCGGTAGAAACTTCGCCGGTTCAGAGGTCACGGCAGCCGTCAGCACCACTCTCCCCAGCCAGGCGAACTGAGCGCTATTCGTCCCGCTGGACTGACAGGCGGGGGTCTTGCTCGCCGGACCGGAGCTGGGCCTCGGCGGACCGGGGGAGTGGGGGCAGGAGGTACTCCCCCGACCGGGGCCGGGAGTCGCCCACCCGCGGCCGCACCCGCAGCCCCCCTCCGGCCCGGGGCGCCCGGCGCTCGCCCGCCAGGCCGGCCTGGAGCCCGCCGGGGCGGGACCGGTGGCATGACAGGAGCTCTCCGTCCCGAGGCAGGCCTTCGCCACCCAAGAGGCGGGAGAGGTCGTCGCCGCCACAGAGCAAAGCCGCGGCCCGGAGGAGCAAGTCGCCGAGGAGGGAGAGGCCCTCGCCACGGCGGGGGCGGTCACCCCCCGGACAGAACAAAGCATCGCCCAGGAGGAGCGTGACGCCACGGCGCCAAGGGTCATCGCCCAGGAGGGGGAGGTCACCACCGAGGCAGGCGAAAGCGTCTCCAAGGAGGAGCGTGTCGTCAAGGCGCGAGAGGTCATCTTCAAGGCAGACTAAAGCGTCACCGAGGAGGAGCGAGTCACCCAGGCGTGAGAGGTCATCGCCAAGGAGGGGGAGGTCATCGCCAAGGCAGGCGAGAGCATCGCCAAGGAGGAGCGTGACGCCAAGGCGCGAAGGGTCATCGCCCAGGCGCGAGAGGTCATCACCAAGGCAGACTAAAGCATCACTGAGAAGGAGCGAGTCACCCAGGCGTGTGAGGTCATCGCCAAGGAGGGGGAGGTCATCGCCAAGGCAGACTAAAGCATCACCAAGGAGGAGCGAGTCACCGAGACGCAAGAGGTCATCGCCAAGGAGGGGGAGGTCATCGCCCAGGCGGAGTAAAGCGTCACCAAGTAGGAGCGAGTCACCGAGGCGCAAGAGGTCATCGCCCAGGAGGGAGAGGTCATCGCCAAGGCAGACGAAAGCGTCGCCAAGGAGGAGCGAGTCACCGAGGCGCAAGAGGTCATCGCCCAGAAGGGAGAGGTCATCGCCAAGGCAGACTAAAGCATCACCAAGGAGGAGCGAGTCACCGAGGCGCAAGAGGTCATCGCCCAGGAGGGAGAGGTCATTGCCAAGGCAGACTAAATCATCACCAAGGAGGAGCGAGTCACCGAGGCGCAAGAGGTCATCGCCCAGGAGGGAGAGGTCATCGCCAAGGCAAATGAAAGCGTCACCAAGGAGGAGCGAGTCGCCCAGGCATGAGGGGTCATCGCCAAGGCAGATGAAAGCATCACCAAGGAGGAGCGAGTCACCGAGGCGCAAGAGGTCATCGCCAAGGCAGATGAAAGCGTCACCAGGGAGGAGCGAGTCGCCCAGGCGCGAGGGGTCATCGCCAAGGAGGGGGAGGTCATCGCCACGGCAGACAAAACTATCGCCAAGGAGGAGCAAGTCACCCAGGCAAGAAAGGTCATCGCCAAGGCAGACTAAAGCGTCACCGAGGAGGAGCGAGTCGCCCCGGCGCGAGGGGTCATCGCCAAGGCAAACTGAACTATCGCCAAGGAGGAGCAAGTCGCCCCGGCGCGAGGGCTCATCGCCAAGGCAAACTAAAGCATCACTACGAAGGAGCGAGTCACCCAGGCGTGTGAGGTCATCTCCAAGGAGGGGGAGGTCATCGCCAAGGCAGGCTAAAACGTCACCAAGGAGGAGTGTGACACCAAGGCGCGAGGGGTCGCCAAGGCAGACTAAAGCATCGCCAAGGAGGAGCGAGTCGCCCAGGCGTGTGAGGTCATCTCCAAGGAGGGGGAGGTCATCGCCAAGGCAGGCTAAAGCATCACCAAGGAGGAGTGTGACACCAAGGCGCGAGGGGTCATCGCCAAGGCAGACTAAAGCATCGCCGAGGAGGAGCGTATCGCCAAGGTGCCGGGGGTCATCGCTGGATCCCAACCGGTCGCCGCCAACTTCAGGGGCGTCATCGCCCAGAGCGGGGGATTCGTCTCCCTGGCGGAGCAGAAGCCCACCGAGGTCAAGCCCATTGCCGGCGGAGAAAGGGAGATCGTCGCGGGTCGAGGACCGGCCGGCCAGGAGGCAGGAGCAGCCATCGCCCCGAGGCAGCCAGGCCTGGCCAGAGAAAGGGAGCTCGTGTAGCAGAAGCCCGTCGCCCGTAGGCCGGAGGGCAGGGGAGGCCGGAGGGGAGGAGGCTTCGCCCCGCAGGGCGGCCCCGTCCCCGGAAGCCAAGGCGCAGCCCCCGGCGAGAAGGCAGTCGCCCCCGGGGAGGGCCAGCGCCTCGCCCGACCGGGCTGTGTCGCCGCCAGAGGGGCCGCCCTTGGTGCAGGCGAGCCGGGCCAGCTCCCCGCCCTGCAAGGACGCGTCACCGACGGTGGGGAAGGAGCACGAAGGGTCTCCGTCTGAGAGGAGCCCCCTGCCCGGTCGAGTCGCCAGTCAGCCAGccggtccccgctccctcccctcctccaGCAGGTCGCGCTCCGCTAGCCCAGAGGGGCCGTGGGCCGCATCGCGCTCCcccgctccaccccctcctcctcctcctgcccccCTTTCCGCCCCTCCTCTCCGCCAGCGCTCCCCAGCGTCCAAGTCCCCCCCGCCATCGCGCCCCCCTGCCGGGGCGGGGGCCGCGCCCGGCAAGGATTCCGGCCGCCAGCCTTCCCCGCCGAGGCCCAAGGGCCGGCGGGGCCCCTCCCCACCTCGCTCCCCCTGCCGCAAGCGCCGCCGAGGCTCCCCCTCGCCCTCCAGCTGCAGCTCGTCCAGCTCGGGGAGCAGCAAGTCGCCCTCGCCTGCCAGGGAACGCAACGGACGCCGGAACCG CAGCCCGACACTGAAGGGCCGCGCACAGAGCTCGTCGTCTGACAGAGGGAAGGGGGGTCGATCCCGGTCCCCCGCGAGGAGGGGTGGCCCGGCCTTCCAGAGCCACGGCCGTCCCCGCCGGACCCCCAGCAGCCCCCGGCAGAGGGGCGGCCGTGACCGCCGGCGCTCGTCCAGCAGCTCATCCGACAGTTCCAGCAGCTCCTCGTCCCGATCCCGCTCTGCCCAGCGTCCCAGGCCTGACCCCAAGCGGCACTCCTCTCCACCTCACAGACG TAGGTCACGGAGTCCGCGGAAGCCGATTGACTCCTTGCGGGATTCCCGGTCGCTGAGTTATTCGCCGGTGGAACGGAGGAGACCCCGTCAATCCAGGGACTCCTACAGCAGACG AGACCGGGATCGTCGAAGGAGACACTCAGACAGCGAATCGCCGGTGAGGAAGAGACGACACAACTCACCCAGTCCTCGGGAGCGGAGGAGGTTTCGGAG atcTCCTTAA
- the srrm2 gene encoding serine/arginine repetitive matrix protein 2 isoform X2 — MYNGIGLPTPRGSGTNGYVQRNLSSVRHKKDRVDYKSEEELKKLESSLVKKPNQDILDHERKRKVELKCIELEDMMEEQGYSEEEIQQKVATFRQMLVEKDGSQGKEDLKPRTAISETHQLAEANERKNEQLRAAFGISDSYVDGSSFDPKRRAQEAAGKPEQLKQYGSDSPPARSKEKKKKSSKKKSRSQSESKNKKKHRSSSPKSKRSSKDKKRKRSPSQSPPRKHRRARSSSSSRNSSSSRRSSPSWSRSRSPRAASKAAPAGGSLSPRPVARSEAEGREAARRPSPARGRSASPGKPGGRARSVSGSPGRSNAGRSKREKSVETSPVQRSRQPSAPLSPARRTERYSSRWTDRRGSCSPDRSWASADRGSGGRRYSPDRGRESPTRGRTRSPPPARGARRSPARPAWSPPGRDRWHDRSSPSRGRPSPPKRRERSSPPQSKAAARRSKSPRRERPSPRRGRSPPGQNKASPRRSVTPRRQGSSPRRGRSPPRQAKASPRRSVSSRRERSSSRQTKASPRRSESPRRERSSPRRGRSSPRQARASPRRSVTPRREGSSPRRERSSPRQTKASLRRSESPRRVRSSPRRGRSSPRQTKASPRRSESPRRKRSSPRRGRSSPRRSKASPSRSESPRRKRSSPRRERSSPRQTKASPRRSESPRRKRSSPRRERSSPRQTKASPRRSESPRRKRSSPRRERSLPRQTKSSPRRSESPRRKRSSPRRERSSPRQMKASPRRSESPRHEGSSPRQMKASPRRSESPRRKRSSPRQMKASPGRSESPRREGSSPRRGRSSPRQTKLSPRRSKSPRQERSSPRQTKASPRRSESPRREGSSPRQTELSPRRSKSPRREGSSPRQTKASLRRSESPRRVRSSPRRGRSSPRQAKTSPRRSVTPRREGSPRQTKASPRRSESPRRVRSSPRRGRSSPRQAKASPRRSVTPRREGSSPRQTKASPRRSVSPRCRGSSLDPNRSPPTSGASSPRAGDSSPWRSRSPPRSSPLPAEKGRSSRVEDRPARRQEQPSPRGSQAWPEKGSSCSRSPSPVGRRAGEAGGEEASPRRAAPSPEAKAQPPARRQSPPGRASASPDRAVSPPEGPPLVQASRASSPPCKDASPTVGKEHEGSPSERSPLPGRVASQPAGPRSLPSSSRSRSASPEGPWAASRSPAPPPPPPPAPLSAPPLRQRSPASKSPPPSRPPAGAGAAPGKDSGRQPSPPRPKGRRGPSPPRSPCRKRRRGSPSPSSCSSSSSGSSKSPSPARERNGRRNRSPTLKGRAQSSSSDRGKGGRSRSPARRGGPAFQSHGRPRRTPSSPRQRGGRDRRRSSSSSSDSSSSSSSRSRSAQRPRPDPKRHSSPPHRRRSRSPRKPIDSLRDSRSLSYSPVERRRPRQSRDSYSRRDRDRRRRHSDSESPVRKRRHNSPSPRERRRFRRSP; from the exons ATGTACAACGGCATCGGCCTGCCCACCCCCCGGGGGAGCGGCACCAACGGCTACGTCCAGCGCAACCTGTCCTCTGTCCGCCACAAGAAGGACCGGGTGGACTACAAGTCCGAGGAGGAGCTGAAGAAGCTCGAGTCGAGCCTGGTGAAGAAGCCGAACCAGGACATCCTGGACCACGAGCGCAAGCGCAAGGTGGAGCTGAAGTGCATCGAGCTGGAAGACATGATGGAGGAGCAGGG CTATTCGGAGGAAGAGATTCAGCAGAAAGTGGCCACCTTTAGACAGATGCTGGTGGAGAAAGATGGAAGTCAAGGCAAAGAGGATCTGAAGCCTAGGACAGC catCAGCGAGACGCATCAGCTGGCAGAGGCCAATGAGAGGAAGAACGAGCAGCTGCGGGCTGCGTTCGGCATCAGCGACAGCTACGTGGATGGCAGCTCCTTCGACCCGAAGCGTCGCGCCCAAGAGGCGGCCGGCAAACCGGAGCAGCTGAAGCAGTACGG GTCTGACAGCCCTCCCGCCCGCTCAAAGGAGAAGAAGAAAAAGAGTTCGAAGAAGAAAAGCAG ATCTCAATCCGAGTCGAAAAATAAGAAAAAGCATAG ATCCAGCAGTCCCAAGAGTAAACGCAGTTCAAAGGACAAGAAGAGGAAGAG GAGCCCGAGTCAGTCTCCGCCACGCAAGCATCGGAGAGCACGCAGTTCATCCTCCTCACGGAATTCCTCTTCCTCCAGGCGCTCCTCTCCGTCGTGGAGCAG GTCCCGGAGCCCGCGGGCAGCGTCCAAAGCGGCCCCGGCCGGAGGCAGCCTCTCACCCCGACCCGTCGCCAGGTCAGAGGCCGAAGGTCGGGAAGCGGCCCGTAGGCCCTCGCCGGCCCGAGGCCGCTCGGCCTCCCCGGGGAAGCCCGGCGGGCGGGCCAGGAGCGTCAGCGGGAGCCCGGGCCGCAGCAACGCGGGCAGGAGCAAGCGGGAG AAGTCGGTAGAAACTTCGCCGGTTCAGAGGTCACGGCAGCCGTCAGCACCACTCTCCCCAGCCAGGCGAACTGAGCGCTATTCGTCCCGCTGGACTGACAGGCGGGGGTCTTGCTCGCCGGACCGGAGCTGGGCCTCGGCGGACCGGGGGAGTGGGGGCAGGAGGTACTCCCCCGACCGGGGCCGGGAGTCGCCCACCCGCGGCCGCACCCGCAGCCCCCCTCCGGCCCGGGGCGCCCGGCGCTCGCCCGCCAGGCCGGCCTGGAGCCCGCCGGGGCGGGACCGGTGGCATGACAGGAGCTCTCCGTCCCGAGGCAGGCCTTCGCCACCCAAGAGGCGGGAGAGGTCGTCGCCGCCACAGAGCAAAGCCGCGGCCCGGAGGAGCAAGTCGCCGAGGAGGGAGAGGCCCTCGCCACGGCGGGGGCGGTCACCCCCCGGACAGAACAAAGCATCGCCCAGGAGGAGCGTGACGCCACGGCGCCAAGGGTCATCGCCCAGGAGGGGGAGGTCACCACCGAGGCAGGCGAAAGCGTCTCCAAGGAGGAGCGTGTCGTCAAGGCGCGAGAGGTCATCTTCAAGGCAGACTAAAGCGTCACCGAGGAGGAGCGAGTCACCCAGGCGTGAGAGGTCATCGCCAAGGAGGGGGAGGTCATCGCCAAGGCAGGCGAGAGCATCGCCAAGGAGGAGCGTGACGCCAAGGCGCGAAGGGTCATCGCCCAGGCGCGAGAGGTCATCACCAAGGCAGACTAAAGCATCACTGAGAAGGAGCGAGTCACCCAGGCGTGTGAGGTCATCGCCAAGGAGGGGGAGGTCATCGCCAAGGCAGACTAAAGCATCACCAAGGAGGAGCGAGTCACCGAGACGCAAGAGGTCATCGCCAAGGAGGGGGAGGTCATCGCCCAGGCGGAGTAAAGCGTCACCAAGTAGGAGCGAGTCACCGAGGCGCAAGAGGTCATCGCCCAGGAGGGAGAGGTCATCGCCAAGGCAGACGAAAGCGTCGCCAAGGAGGAGCGAGTCACCGAGGCGCAAGAGGTCATCGCCCAGAAGGGAGAGGTCATCGCCAAGGCAGACTAAAGCATCACCAAGGAGGAGCGAGTCACCGAGGCGCAAGAGGTCATCGCCCAGGAGGGAGAGGTCATTGCCAAGGCAGACTAAATCATCACCAAGGAGGAGCGAGTCACCGAGGCGCAAGAGGTCATCGCCCAGGAGGGAGAGGTCATCGCCAAGGCAAATGAAAGCGTCACCAAGGAGGAGCGAGTCGCCCAGGCATGAGGGGTCATCGCCAAGGCAGATGAAAGCATCACCAAGGAGGAGCGAGTCACCGAGGCGCAAGAGGTCATCGCCAAGGCAGATGAAAGCGTCACCAGGGAGGAGCGAGTCGCCCAGGCGCGAGGGGTCATCGCCAAGGAGGGGGAGGTCATCGCCACGGCAGACAAAACTATCGCCAAGGAGGAGCAAGTCACCCAGGCAAGAAAGGTCATCGCCAAGGCAGACTAAAGCGTCACCGAGGAGGAGCGAGTCGCCCCGGCGCGAGGGGTCATCGCCAAGGCAAACTGAACTATCGCCAAGGAGGAGCAAGTCGCCCCGGCGCGAGGGCTCATCGCCAAGGCAAACTAAAGCATCACTACGAAGGAGCGAGTCACCCAGGCGTGTGAGGTCATCTCCAAGGAGGGGGAGGTCATCGCCAAGGCAGGCTAAAACGTCACCAAGGAGGAGTGTGACACCAAGGCGCGAGGGGTCGCCAAGGCAGACTAAAGCATCGCCAAGGAGGAGCGAGTCGCCCAGGCGTGTGAGGTCATCTCCAAGGAGGGGGAGGTCATCGCCAAGGCAGGCTAAAGCATCACCAAGGAGGAGTGTGACACCAAGGCGCGAGGGGTCATCGCCAAGGCAGACTAAAGCATCGCCGAGGAGGAGCGTATCGCCAAGGTGCCGGGGGTCATCGCTGGATCCCAACCGGTCGCCGCCAACTTCAGGGGCGTCATCGCCCAGAGCGGGGGATTCGTCTCCCTGGCGGAGCAGAAGCCCACCGAGGTCAAGCCCATTGCCGGCGGAGAAAGGGAGATCGTCGCGGGTCGAGGACCGGCCGGCCAGGAGGCAGGAGCAGCCATCGCCCCGAGGCAGCCAGGCCTGGCCAGAGAAAGGGAGCTCGTGTAGCAGAAGCCCGTCGCCCGTAGGCCGGAGGGCAGGGGAGGCCGGAGGGGAGGAGGCTTCGCCCCGCAGGGCGGCCCCGTCCCCGGAAGCCAAGGCGCAGCCCCCGGCGAGAAGGCAGTCGCCCCCGGGGAGGGCCAGCGCCTCGCCCGACCGGGCTGTGTCGCCGCCAGAGGGGCCGCCCTTGGTGCAGGCGAGCCGGGCCAGCTCCCCGCCCTGCAAGGACGCGTCACCGACGGTGGGGAAGGAGCACGAAGGGTCTCCGTCTGAGAGGAGCCCCCTGCCCGGTCGAGTCGCCAGTCAGCCAGccggtccccgctccctcccctcctccaGCAGGTCGCGCTCCGCTAGCCCAGAGGGGCCGTGGGCCGCATCGCGCTCCcccgctccaccccctcctcctcctcctgcccccCTTTCCGCCCCTCCTCTCCGCCAGCGCTCCCCAGCGTCCAAGTCCCCCCCGCCATCGCGCCCCCCTGCCGGGGCGGGGGCCGCGCCCGGCAAGGATTCCGGCCGCCAGCCTTCCCCGCCGAGGCCCAAGGGCCGGCGGGGCCCCTCCCCACCTCGCTCCCCCTGCCGCAAGCGCCGCCGAGGCTCCCCCTCGCCCTCCAGCTGCAGCTCGTCCAGCTCGGGGAGCAGCAAGTCGCCCTCGCCTGCCAGGGAACGCAACGGACGCCGGAACCG CAGCCCGACACTGAAGGGCCGCGCACAGAGCTCGTCGTCTGACAGAGGGAAGGGGGGTCGATCCCGGTCCCCCGCGAGGAGGGGTGGCCCGGCCTTCCAGAGCCACGGCCGTCCCCGCCGGACCCCCAGCAGCCCCCGGCAGAGGGGCGGCCGTGACCGCCGGCGCTCGTCCAGCAGCTCATCCGACAGTTCCAGCAGCTCCTCGTCCCGATCCCGCTCTGCCCAGCGTCCCAGGCCTGACCCCAAGCGGCACTCCTCTCCACCTCACAGACG TAGGTCACGGAGTCCGCGGAAGCCGATTGACTCCTTGCGGGATTCCCGGTCGCTGAGTTATTCGCCGGTGGAACGGAGGAGACCCCGTCAATCCAGGGACTCCTACAGCAGACG AGACCGGGATCGTCGAAGGAGACACTCAGACAGCGAATCGCCGGTGAGGAAGAGACGACACAACTCACCCAGTCCTCGGGAGCGGAGGAGGTTTCGGAG atcTCCTTAA